A single region of the Penaeus chinensis breed Huanghai No. 1 chromosome 41, ASM1920278v2, whole genome shotgun sequence genome encodes:
- the LOC125047715 gene encoding peptidyl-prolyl cis-trans isomerase CYP95-like, whose amino-acid sequence MLTRRAVVIEKPFQDRRYNDHRRKVQRALPRIDAGPPREYPHLILKLKKLRLEKDRQGKICEDNIKLVHRMAIIMRTKRLDNINTAPRGPFEPRSARPRRPPPSRSSDEADGGWSPGKSFLEQVTAEVNKYFKPPPPGEVVQHRAPAGRCRVPRIGPPPASRSPALRRSPRVPIIKLPISSPRNRRSPSPSPSSRSSASCRRGRETTRLSPLPRLSRRPSISASLPSPGEDSSSAADEDDLEEDTEGSEDKEKSGGESAEEETERSSDDGQGSRSQSESAGESGEADSDHHVSSILLQQHPSITIDEPSDDDFYN is encoded by the exons ATGTTGACCCGGAGGGCAGTCGTCATCGAGAAGCCCTTCCAAGACCGACGGTATAATGACCACAGGCGAAAG GTCCAGAGAGCCCTCCCGCGGATAGATGCAGGTCCTCCTCGAGAGTACCCGCACCTGATCCTCAAGCTGAAGAAGCTCCGACTCGAGAAGGACCGCCAAGGAAAGATCTGTGAGGACAACATCAAGCTGGTTCACCGCATGGCCATCATCATGAGGACCAAAAGGCTCGACAACATCAACACAGCACCGAGAGG GCCCTTCGAGCCTCGCAGCGCCAGGCCGCGCCGCCCGCCGCCCTCCAGGAGCAGCGACGAGGCCGACGGAGGCTGGAGTCCCGGCAAGTCCTTCCTGGAGCAGGTCACGGCCGAGGTCAACAAGTACTTCAAGCCTCCTCCGCCCGGCGAGGTGGTGCAG CACCGAGCACCTGCCGGGCGCTGCCGCGTGCCCCGCATCGGGCCTCCGCCTGCGTCGCGGAGCCCCGCCCTCCGACGCAGCCCTCGTGTGCCAATCATCAAACTGCCTATTTCAAGTCCTCG GAACCGTCGAAGTCCATCCCCCTCGCCGTCCAGCAGGTCGTCGGCCAGCTGTCGCCGCGGCAGGGAGACCACGAGGCTGTCCCCGCTGCCGAGGCTCAGCCGACGCCCCAGCATCAGtgcctcgctcccctctcccggCGAGGACTCGAGCTCCGCCGCCGACGAGGACGACCTCGAGGAGGACACGGAGGGAAGCGAAGACAAGGAGAAATCCGGAGGAGAGAGCGCTGAGGAAGAAACCGAGAGAAGTAGCGACGACGGCCAAGGGAGTAGGAGTCAGTCGGAGTCCGCTGGGGAGTCCGGAGAGGCCGACAGCGACCACCACGTGTCCTCCATCCTTCTGCAGCAGCACCCGAGTATCACTATAGACGAGCCGAGCGACGACGATTTCTACAACTGA